The genomic segment TTTCAAAGATGCTGCAAAGGTGGTAGGGACTCCAGGAGAGAAATTGGGCGAAAAGGATCATGTGAATGGAAACGCCAATCTCAACAAAGATTTACAGAGTGAATCCAGTAGCAAAGAGCAACAGCTGGCACAAAGTTTGAGTgttagtaaaatcattgagGACAGAAACAAAGAGGTGACATCAGCAGAGGACGTTAGACTTGGAGAGAAAAGGCAAGGCTCTACTCTAGACAATACATCCACAGAGCAGCAAGGCTCATCAAGTCAGTTGAGTCTGGTTAATAAGGTGATCACTGTTGCTACTGGAGAAAACGTACAGAATGACAAATGTCCTCTTAAGTCTTCCTTGCCTCTAACAGAAGGGCCTCCAGCTCCATCTAAGGATTTAAATGTCACACTTTCAAAGTCATCTGACCACAAAGAGCTTAGCAATACAGACCATTCTAAATCAATCAATGTACCAGTAGGTAAAATGGTTGTTAATACAGAAACTGACTTGAATCATAAAACTGACGTTAAGACAGACAAATCACATGATACAGAAAACCACTACTTAACCACTACGGCAAAAACTTCAGTAGCAACATCTGAGAAACCTAGTGTCCAAGAAAAGAAGGACACTGAACCTGAGGAGGACCGGATAAAAGAAGCCAAGTCTCAAAAAAGGAAGCTAAATGATGGCACAGAGACCCGTGATGGCATTTCAAAGTCAAAGGAGGTAGAGTTGGAAGCTGGTGATGATGTATCAAAGCCAATGGAGGTAGATTCCAAGGCTGGTGATGATGGGTCAAAGCCAATGAAGGTAGATAACAAGGCTGGTGTTGATGTATCAAAGTCAGAGACAAGTGCTCCAATTAAGGTGAAAGAGGGAAGCCAAACTGAAATGAAAATGAAGAAGGCAGATCAAGACATCAAGAAACCATTAAATACGGcagaaaataaaattatatCCAAGCACTCTGAAAAAAATCGCACTCCGTCTGCAGATAAACATGAATCGATGCCGCACCAACCGTCTAAAGTTGACAAATCCTTGTCTACTTGCAATCCCCCCCATGAGGGTGAGAAGGCGACTCTCAAGGAGAGTGAGAAGGCGACTCTCAAGGAGAGTGAGAAGGCGACTCTCAAGGAGAGTGAGAAGGCGACTCTCAAGGAGAGTGAGAAGGCGACTCTCAAGGAGAGTGAGAAGGCGACTCTCAAGGAGAGTGAGAAGGCGTCCAGCAAGGAGAGTGAGAAGGCGTCCAGCAGGGAGAGTGAGAAGGCGACTCTCCAGGAGAGTGAGAAGGCGTCCAGGAAGGAGAGTGAGATGGCGACTCTCAAGGAGAGTGAGAAGGCTTCCAGCAAGGAGAGTGAGAAGGCGTCTCTCAAGCAGAGTGACAAGGTGGCAAACAAGGGGGGTGAAAAGGCTTCCGCCGAAAAGGGTAAGATGGTAGTTGGAAAGGAGAGTGACAAAGTGACTAGCAAGGAGAGTGACAAGGTAGTTAGCAAGGAGAGTGACAAGGTGACTAGCAAGGAGAGTGACAAGGCCGCTGGCAAGGAGAGTGACAAGGCCGCTGGCAAGGAGAGTGACAAGGCCGCTGGCAAGGAGAGCGACAAGGCGACTAGTAAGGGGGGTGATAAAGTGGACAGCAAAGAGAGTGAGAAGGCAGCAAGCAAGGGCAACGAGGCTTCCGTCAAAAAGACTGAGATGAAAGCTAGCAAGGAGAGTGACAAGCTAAcgagcaaggagagagagaaggcttcTAGCATGGACAGTAAGAGTGTCTCCACCAAAGACTGTGAGAAGGCTGTTGCCAAGGAGAGTGAGAAGGCTGTTGCCAAGGAGAGTGAGAAGGCTGTTGCCAAGGAGAGTGAGAAGGCTGTTGCCAAGGAGAGTGAGAAGGCTGTTGCCAAGGAGAGTGAGAAGGCTGTTGCCAAGGAGAGTGAGAAGGCTGTTGCCAAGGAGAGTGAGAAAACTGTTGCCAAGGAGAGTGAGAAAACTGTTGCCAAGGAGAGTGACCACAATGTTAGCAAGGGGGGTGACAAAGGTTCCACCAAAAATAGTCAGATGGCAGCTAGCAAGGAGAGTTTGAATGCCTCCGCCAAAGAGAGTGATAAGGCAGCTAGCAAGGACTTTGATAAGATCGCTAGCAATGAGAGGGAGAAGGCAGCTAGCAAGGGGGGTGAAAAAGCTTCTGCCAAAAGGAGTGACAAGGTAGCTAGCAAGGAGAGTGACAAGGTAGCTTGCAAGGAGAGTGACAAGGTAGCTTGCAAGGAGAGTGACAAGGTAGCTAGCAAGGAGAGTGACAAGGTAGCTAGCAAGGACAGTAAGAGTGCCTCCAGCAAAGACGGTGAGAAGGCTGTTGCCAAGGAGAGTGAGAAGGCTGTTGCCAAGGAGAGTGAGAAGGCTGTTGCCAAGGAGAGTGAGAAGGCTGTTGCCAAGGAGAGTGAGAAGGCTGTGGCCAAGGAGTGTGAGAAGGCTGTTGCCAAGGAGAGTGAGAAGGCTGTGGCCAAGGAGAGTGACCAGTCTACTAGAAAGAAAAATGACAAGGCGGCTAGCAAAGACAGCGACAAGGAAGCTAGCAAAGGGAGCGACAAGGCTTCCTCCAAGGAGAGTGAGCCGACTGCCAAGAAGATGACTGACAAGGCTTCCAGCAAGGAGAGTGAAAAGGTTGTTACCAAGGAGAGTGAGCCAACTGCCAAGAAGATGACTGACAAGGCTTCCTGCAAAAAGAGTGATCAGGCTGCTAGCAAGAAGGGTGAAAAAGCTTTTGCCAAGGAGAATGATGAGGCTGCCAGCCAGGAGATGGACCAGGATGTGGATAAAATCAACCCTGAAAATGACGGTCGAGGCAAGGAGAGCAAAAAGAGCACTGCTACAGATAAGCCTGATGAAGTTACAACTACCAGCAAGGTTGATCGACCGGACGGCTCCAAAGCATTGGACAGCGACCCCCGCATGGCCATTGAGGAAGAGGAATCCGCAAAGCAGAAAGAGGACTCGGACAGCGAACCGCTGCAAAAGGTCAGGCGAGGGGGCGCTCGGACGAAGGCCAAGCCTCGTAGACGGGTCAAACACCAAATTGAGGAGAAACCGGCTGATTCTGAGTCTGACAGCAACACAAGGCGGTCCCTACGACGGTCGGCCCGGATCTCCAGACCAACTGAGAAGGTGGTGGAGAGACGGCACACCGAACCCTCGCCTGAGAAGCTTGGAGataaggagaaagaggggggagaagaagaagaggaagaagatgaggagGGGAAGCTGGTTGGTAGTAAACCAAAAGAGAAGAAGGTTGACCAAGAGGGCCAGTCAAAATCAAAAGTAAGTTAACTCTTTCTCAAAGCATCCTAGAAAACTGCCCGTAGAAGCTCACTCTGTATGTAATATACAACATGCTCTCTATGGAGTGTGGAAACAAATAATTCAAAATGGgcgtgcttgttttttttttccaggggAGAAAGCGTCGAAAGATCCAGTGGTCACGGGCGCGGCGCAAAAAGAAAGGCTCCGGGGATGACGACAGTTCCAAGGGCAGTGGTGAGGCGTCcagcgaggaagaggagacggAGGCGGAGCAAGAAGACAGCGACGAAGACTACAAGGTTGAGCGGGGCAAGAAAAGAAGGAGAGGCAACCGGGAGAGACGGAGCTccgactcctccacctcctctgatGACGACCTCCCGCCCAACGATGACCCCTGCAAGCAATGTGGTTTGCCCAACCACCCTGAGCTGGTGGGTCCAgccgctctccctctcactaGAAACACCCATACTGAAATTGATGGATAATAAAACTTATTTGAGTTTGTCAACACATTTCCCCGTTTAGATTCCACTGACTCCACTGAGTTACTAAGGTTTTAAGCCGTTATGGTCGAtgttggattttttttattttggtgttTAGATTTGGTTGTTCATTGAACGTACATCCTGCCGCGTATCGGTAGCCTTCCACTCACCACAGCCTACCGTTTCCCTCCCAGATCCTGCTGTGCGACTCCTGCGACAACGGCTACCACACGGCGTGCCTGCGCCCGCCTCTCATGATCATCCCTGATGGCGAGTGGTTCTGCCCCCCCTGCCAACACGTACGTAGATGGAGACGCAGTGTTTGCGATGGGTCGACTATAGTGTAGTGTTGGGGATGACTCGATCCACTTCTTGGTCAGAAGGAAATATACTcctttttaaaagaaaatggcaaatattgtctcccccccccccttccaaaccGGCAAATATTTTGTTTGGGAAATGCAAATATTAGTTATTTTTCAGATATACTAGATTAAGTCAGATACGTTATGAAATGGTATTTTCTTTGTGTTTAGGcgaatgaaaaaatattttataacttgctttttcttttttttttggtctttaaaTATGTCAGTGACCACATGAtaaattattaatatattaaaaatGAATCTAGATttgacaacaatgaacataattGTTGCCTGGCAAGGTACATCTGAAAGACCTAACCCCCTGGGGTCCCTCCACCTTGCAGAAGCAGCTCTGCGACAAACTAGAAGAGCAGCTGTTGAACCTGGACACTGCATTGAAGAAGAAGGAACGTGCAGAAAGAAGGTGAGGCCCTGCCAAATCTCTGTTGCAGCTATAGCATGTGGGTGGAATTGAGGTCAAAGAATCACaataagaatgtttttgactaCAACATCTGATGTTTCTGTAGGAAAGAGCGTTTGGTGTACGTTGGAATCAGTGTGGAAAACATAATCGCACCTTCTGTAAGTACTCCAAGCGGTTGTACCTCCAAATACGCTCAAGTTGTTATTCTTGCCAGACTTGGCTGTAACCTTTCTCTTTGTCTTCCAAGGCTGAGGTGGAGGAAGTCAAGGAAGAGCCAATTAtcaaggagaagaaagaggtgAAGCGAAGCAAGAGCTGGGGTCGTAGGTCGACGCGTGCCAAGAAATCCATAAGCTACAGGTGATTCAACAAAACGTATTATCATGATCAAAACCACATTTTAAATGTTACTTTAAAAGGTATATGCACATAATTCCCGCCCTTAACGTACAAAATCTGTTTAGTTACCAATGTTGGATATTTCAGAATTCTGCCACGACAAAAATATAACATGTTTTGGGCGCAAGGAGAAATACAATTAGGGCATCAGGTTTATTCATTTCCACATTATAAAATTTATAATAAGGTGCATTCAAACACGTACATCAGGAAAAACTTTTACCTGATAAAGTTATGATTCAGTAAGCAGGTACGATGCAATAGTGTAACGTGATGAACAAAAATTAACCCAGTTTCTGTTTTAATGTCTTGATTATTCTCTTCACAGGTTTGACGAGTTTGACGAGGCCATCGAGGAGGCAATCGAAGAGGACCTCAAAGAAGCCGAGGGCGGAGGTAGGTGGAGCTAAATATGCCAGTGTCCACCACCAAACATCCCCTCATTACCATCAGCCTAATCTGGGACCCAGCGGTCCCACTGTGTTATAGCAGCAGAACCTCTAGGGGGAGATGGCACGGAGCCTCGGCCTGGAACCAAGATTTGAAAGGGGCGGAGTTACAAGACTTTTGACTTGTGCTGGCGAACTTGTGTTACTGTTAATAGGCAATTAGGCGCTTGCAGATCCCCTCCTCCTGCATCTTAATTGGTCGAAAAATGAACATGCAGCAAAAAATTTTTTTAAAGCTCTGTTCACTACGgatcatttattcattttctttttttgcgcGACCACCCACCTCAACCTCCTTCACAACTCGCGACCTTCGACCCCACTTGCTCACAGGGGCCGGCCGGGGCAAGGACATGGCCAACATAACGGGCCACAGCCGGGGGAAGGACATATCCACCATCCTGCAGGCGGGGGAGGGCCAGGAGAAcggccagccgccgccgccgccgcccagcgcGGGCCAGCGCAGGAAAAAGCGCCGGCGCCTCAACGACCTGGACAGCGACAGCAcggtggacgaggaggagagcgaggacgaGTTCCGCCTCAGCGACAGGTACGCGCCAGGAGCGTTCACACtgcactgcgcacacacacacacaggcgcgcagaccgtgcacacatacatgcgcagTGCACACGCGCAAAAAGCACTCGTACACACCTGCAGTGCATACCAAACTgatgctttttttgtttttccataATTGAAAAGTTATGGTAAAACAACTGAGGGCAAAACATTGAAATATACCACGCTTTCAATGACTAATCTGACCACATTGTGTGTCCTTGATATTATAGCATTATGATAATGTTAAGTAGAGCAAATGTCTAAGAAGGCATAAGTACAGTATACAATAGTAAAACAAGAACGAGCGTCAGTGTGCCGGCCCTAGTAACCCGGCGGCGTCCCGTTGCCTtagctctgaggaggaggagtttgtGGTGACGGACCAGGAGGGCGAGAGCGAGGCCGCCGACTCCCACGACAGTGACTTTGCCAGCGGGGGCGGGCGCCGCAAGGTGGCCCGGCCCCGGAAGGTCCCCAAGCAGAGACGcagcgcccgccgccgccgccgaccccGCGGCTActcggacgaggaggaggaggagagcgacgaggatgaagaggaggaaatCGGTACGCATGTGTTTATgattaaaaaaatgatatatatcTGATTTGTATCGCACCGCAACGCCATAGTCTCGTGCTTAGGGTGTTGTTCTCTgtcaaaaggttgtgggttccacTCGCTACTGGGAGATTTGGGTAAAACCGTTCAATGGCTAAAGAGACATTTTGGTACCAAGTTTGCAAACCATGTTGTGACATTATAGTCACAACATGTGACCcttatatttgttttgaatcaGTGTTGACTGTACCTTTCCTGAATACAGTTTCCGATTAAAATATGACGATTCGGTTGATGAAATGCTACATTTTAAGGACGGTATTTTAAATGTCTTGGGCTAAATGAATGCAACGATGACCCTGCAATGAATAttatacgcacacaaacattctAAGAGGACCCATGGAAGAAGTTACTAttagtcgttttttattttaaatattgggATTGGTAAACATAGTCTTATGGAGGTTTTGTCTGTTGTCGTAGCGACGGCGGGCTCCAGCGAGTACAGCGACAGCGACCTGGACGTGAGCATGCGGAGGTCGCGCCGCAGCCTCAAGAGGAAGGTGAACTACCGTGAGACGTCCGAGTCGGACGGCTCCAAGGCCAGCACCAACCGGGACAAGATGAAGTCCCGCCGGCCGGCGACCAGCTCGGACAGCGACGGTCAGTCACTCCCTGAGCGCGGATACTACTTTTAAATGCATTGTAGTATAGTGCATAGTACTAGTATACAATGGATTTAAATGTCTCCGGTGTGAATACCAGGGTGCAAATAGGCCCGCTGGTAGAAGAACCTGAATCCTAACGGCGCTGCCTTCCCTCTGCAGCGAGCGAATCggaggaggaaaagaagaaggggaagggcAAGGGCAAGCGGCGGGCCGAGTCCCCGGACGCCCGCTCCCTCAAGCGCCGGCGGCTGGCGGTCAAACGGCGGCGGACATCGGACGACTCCGACGGTGACTCTGACGACTCGGGATCCTCGGAGGAAGACCGCCCGGTCCGCAAGCGCGTAAACCGCATCGCCTCGGACGACTCAGACGAAGAAGAGGAGTcagcgggggtgggggcggagAAGAAGGCGACGGAGAAGGTGGGCTCGGGGgggaaggcggaggaggaggaggtgggcggagCGGCAGCGAAGGGGCCCCTCGCCACCGCCCCCTCGTCGGACTACGTCCTGGCCGCTAACGGACCGGGCCCCGTGAAGGGCCTCGAGGGTCTGGGCCCCCTGGAGCCCAAGAccatggcggcggcgggcgcggCGCCCAACGGCCTGGCCCCCCAGGAGATGGCGCCaccggaggaggacgaggacgacctGTTGGGGGTAACGGACCTGGTGGACTACGTCTGCAATAGCGAGGACTTGTAAATCAAGAGTAGAGAGGGAAGGGAACGTAGAGGGGTTGGGGGGAAAGAtgtacttttcattttttttgtggtattgtatttttatattgCTTAACTTTATGAACGACGTTCCTCTGTCCGAGGAGcactatgccccccccccccgtcggtCCACCCCTCTCCGTATGAGAATccaaactgcccccccccccccaacccaagcCAAGCACTGCTTTACCTCAGTGTCCCAACAGTCGAGTCGTGTGACCTAAATAGTTTGGCTATATTTTGCGCCACCCACTATTGCAACAAGAATCGACAATAACAAGCCAGTCCTCTCCTCTTGCTGCCATCGGTTGTGTTCTCATTGTGATCTCATGTTTGTTACGTTGCCAATGGTCCAGGTGTCCGTAGTCCTCTGTTTGCCCAGGAGTAGGAAGTTCAGGGTGCACGCTACTCCGCTATGAAATGGATGATCATGGAGA from the Gadus macrocephalus chromosome 7, ASM3116895v1 genome contains:
- the rsf1b.1 gene encoding remodeling and spacing factor 1 isoform X1, whose amino-acid sequence is MAASAATSSPLPGLSPSYAVICSFLERYGALLDLPELTFTQLERYLQDTSSVPKLLVDLHMKLLRKIGKSVSAERWEKHLVKLCQDINTTWAWELEENGYKDMSVECKTAILKYLCECQFDDNVKFKTVINDEDPDKMRLQPIGRDKDGQMYWYQLDQENNVRVYLEEQDDLDGSSWKCIVRTRHDLAQVVALLKTQIDPELLAKEKEASAAEGGEKNDGDGLKKSEDVTTDDEDAKDPSSSISLKTESSETQLQKDDTKSEVPEAKSPLNGHFKDESEPVDQSDKAISNTRVIVNDQAIKEEPMEVTENKIKEPVPFSEVVCIKPKSEPGDQIRRNAIEEHQRSLKNDQQAKIPLKKRGMKLSEDFDKNSGTNIITQCPPITNFKDAAKVVGTPGEKLGEKDHVNGNANLNKDLQSESSSKEQQLAQSLSVSKIIEDRNKEVTSAEDVRLGEKRQGSTLDNTSTEQQGSSSQLSLVNKVITVATGENVQNDKCPLKSSLPLTEGPPAPSKDLNVTLSKSSDHKELSNTDHSKSINVPVGKMVVNTETDLNHKTDVKTDKSHDTENHYLTTTAKTSVATSEKPSVQEKKDTEPEEDRIKEAKSQKRKLNDGTETRDGISKSKEVELEAGDDVSKPMEVDSKAGDDGSKPMKVDNKAGVDVSKSETSAPIKVKEGSQTEMKMKKADQDIKKPLNTAENKIISKHSEKNRTPSADKHESMPHQPSKVDKSLSTCNPPHEGEKATLKESEKATLKESEKATLKESEKATLKESEKATLKESEKATLKESEKASSKESEKASSRESEKATLQESEKASRKESEMATLKESEKASSKESEKASLKQSDKVANKGGEKASAEKGKMVVGKESDKVTSKESDKVVSKESDKVTSKESDKAAGKESDKAAGKESDKAAGKESDKATSKGGDKVDSKESEKAASKGNEASVKKTEMKASKESDKLTSKEREKASSMDSKSVSTKDCEKAVAKESEKAVAKESEKAVAKESEKAVAKESEKAVAKESEKAVAKESEKAVAKESEKTVAKESEKTVAKESDHNVSKGGDKGSTKNSQMAASKESLNASAKESDKAASKDFDKIASNEREKAASKGGEKASAKRSDKVASKESDKVACKESDKVACKESDKVASKESDKVASKDSKSASSKDGEKAVAKESEKAVAKESEKAVAKESEKAVAKESEKAVAKECEKAVAKESEKAVAKESDQSTRKKNDKAASKDSDKEASKGSDKASSKESEPTAKKMTDKASSKESEKVVTKESEPTAKKMTDKASCKKSDQAASKKGEKAFAKENDEAASQEMDQDVDKINPENDGRGKESKKSTATDKPDEVTTTSKVDRPDGSKALDSDPRMAIEEEESAKQKEDSDSEPLQKVRRGGARTKAKPRRRVKHQIEEKPADSESDSNTRRSLRRSARISRPTEKVVERRHTEPSPEKLGDKEKEGGEEEEEEDEEGKLVGSKPKEKKVDQEGQSKSKGRKRRKIQWSRARRKKKGSGDDDSSKGSGEASSEEEETEAEQEDSDEDYKVERGKKRRRGNRERRSSDSSTSSDDDLPPNDDPCKQCGLPNHPELILLCDSCDNGYHTACLRPPLMIIPDGEWFCPPCQHKQLCDKLEEQLLNLDTALKKKERAERRKERLVYVGISVENIIAPSAEVEEVKEEPIIKEKKEVKRSKSWGRRSTRAKKSISYRFDEFDEAIEEAIEEDLKEAEGGGAGRGKDMANITGHSRGKDISTILQAGEGQENGQPPPPPPSAGQRRKKRRRLNDLDSDSTVDEEESEDEFRLSDSSEEEEFVVTDQEGESEAADSHDSDFASGGGRRKVARPRKVPKQRRSARRRRRPRGYSDEEEEESDEDEEEEIATAGSSEYSDSDLDVSMRRSRRSLKRKVNYRETSESDGSKASTNRDKMKSRRPATSSDSDASESEEEKKKGKGKGKRRAESPDARSLKRRRLAVKRRRTSDDSDGDSDDSGSSEEDRPVRKRVNRIASDDSDEEEESAGVGAEKKATEKVGSGGKAEEEEVGGAAAKGPLATAPSSDYVLAANGPGPVKGLEGLGPLEPKTMAAAGAAPNGLAPQEMAPPEEDEDDLLGVTDLVDYVCNSEDL
- the rsf1b.1 gene encoding remodeling and spacing factor 1 isoform X2: MAASAATSSPLPGLSPSYAVICSFLERYGALLDLPELTFTQLERYLQDTSSVPKLLVDLHMKLLRKIGKSVSAERWEKHLVKLCQDINTTWAWELEENGYKDMSVECKTAILKYLCECQFDDNVKFKTVINDEDPDKMRLQPIGRDKDGQMYWYQLDQENNVRVYLEEQDDLDGSSWKCIVRTRHDLAQVVALLKTQIDPELLAKEKEASAAEGGEKNDGDGLKKSEDVTTDDEDAKDPSSSISLKTESSETQLQKDDTKSEVPEAKSPLNGHFKDESEPVDQSDKAISNTRVIVNDQAIKEEPMEVTENKIKEPVPFSEVVCIKPKSEPGDQIRRNAIEEHQRSLKNDQQAKIPLKKRGMKLSEDFDKNSGTNIITQCPPITNFKDAAKVVGTPGEKLGEKDHVNGNANLNKDLQSESSSKEQQLAQSLSVSKIIEDRNKEVTSAEDVRLGEKRQGSTLDNTSTEQQGSSSQLSLVNKVITVATGENVQNDKCPLKSSLPLTEGPPAPSKDLNVTLSKSSDHKELSNTDHSKSINVPVGKMVVNTETDLNHKTDVKTDKSHDTENHYLTTTAKTSVATSEKPSVQEKKDTEPEEDRIKEAKSQKRKLNDGTETRDGISKSKEVELEAGDDVSKPMEVDSKAGDDGSKPMKVDNKAGVDVSKSETSAPIKVKEGSQTEMKMKKADQDIKKPLNTAENKIISKHSEKNRTPSADKHESMPHQPSKVDKSLSTCNPPHEGEKATLKESEKATLKESEKATLKESEKATLKESEKATLKESEKATLKESEKASSKESEKASSRESEKATLQESEKASRKESEMATLKESEKASSKESEKASLKQSDKVANKGGEKASAEKGKMVVGKESDKVTSKESDKVVSKESDKVTSKESDKAAGKESDKAAGKESDKAAGKESDKATSKGGDKVDSKESEKAASKGNEASVKKTEMKASKESDKLTSKEREKASSMDSKSVSTKDCEKAVAKESEKAVAKESEKAVAKESEKAVAKESEKAVAKESEKAVAKESEKAVAKESEKTVAKESEKTVAKESDHNVSKGGDKGSTKNSQMAASKESLNASAKESDKAASKDFDKIASNEREKAASKGGEKASAKRSDKVASKESDKVASKDSKSASSKDGEKAVAKESEKAVAKESEKAVAKESEKAVAKESEKAVAKECEKAVAKESEKAVAKESDQSTRKKNDKAASKDSDKEASKGSDKASSKESEPTAKKMTDKASSKESEKVVTKESEPTAKKMTDKASCKKSDQAASKKGEKAFAKENDEAASQEMDQDVDKINPENDGRGKESKKSTATDKPDEVTTTSKVDRPDGSKALDSDPRMAIEEEESAKQKEDSDSEPLQKVRRGGARTKAKPRRRVKHQIEEKPADSESDSNTRRSLRRSARISRPTEKVVERRHTEPSPEKLGDKEKEGGEEEEEEDEEGKLVGSKPKEKKVDQEGQSKSKGRKRRKIQWSRARRKKKGSGDDDSSKGSGEASSEEEETEAEQEDSDEDYKVERGKKRRRGNRERRSSDSSTSSDDDLPPNDDPCKQCGLPNHPELILLCDSCDNGYHTACLRPPLMIIPDGEWFCPPCQHKQLCDKLEEQLLNLDTALKKKERAERRKERLVYVGISVENIIAPSAEVEEVKEEPIIKEKKEVKRSKSWGRRSTRAKKSISYRFDEFDEAIEEAIEEDLKEAEGGGAGRGKDMANITGHSRGKDISTILQAGEGQENGQPPPPPPSAGQRRKKRRRLNDLDSDSTVDEEESEDEFRLSDSSEEEEFVVTDQEGESEAADSHDSDFASGGGRRKVARPRKVPKQRRSARRRRRPRGYSDEEEEESDEDEEEEIATAGSSEYSDSDLDVSMRRSRRSLKRKVNYRETSESDGSKASTNRDKMKSRRPATSSDSDASESEEEKKKGKGKGKRRAESPDARSLKRRRLAVKRRRTSDDSDGDSDDSGSSEEDRPVRKRVNRIASDDSDEEEESAGVGAEKKATEKVGSGGKAEEEEVGGAAAKGPLATAPSSDYVLAANGPGPVKGLEGLGPLEPKTMAAAGAAPNGLAPQEMAPPEEDEDDLLGVTDLVDYVCNSEDL